The Candidatus Nitrosocosmicus franklandus genome contains a region encoding:
- a CDS encoding TrmB family transcriptional regulator, which yields MNKNYVEQLTNLGLTRGEARVYLAMIQIGPSRVGKIVEISGVSQSKVYNVLERLILKGLASYNIQDNIKHLRSLAPSQLGEYIQKKEDELRKQKEGITKIINDLSKNVYATKRSTSEIFLGARSLRSAYMTLLGNAKKGDILRYFYPYLDTHENASPFYSRFYKYQKSKRLVERGIVSSEFRNSQYFKEIPKDVKLRHVDFPLPGTIDIFTNKLLIIDWKTITGVLITSSEIAGIFVDYFDSIWKIAQR from the coding sequence ATGAACAAGAACTATGTTGAACAGCTAACTAATTTAGGATTGACACGCGGTGAAGCGAGAGTGTATTTAGCAATGATACAAATTGGACCATCAAGAGTAGGAAAAATTGTAGAAATATCTGGTGTATCTCAATCCAAGGTTTACAATGTGCTAGAACGTCTTATTCTAAAAGGACTGGCAAGTTACAACATACAAGATAATATCAAACACTTGCGGTCATTGGCACCATCACAGTTAGGTGAGTATATTCAGAAAAAAGAAGATGAATTAAGAAAACAGAAAGAAGGAATAACCAAGATCATTAATGATTTATCCAAGAATGTATATGCAACAAAGAGAAGCACATCTGAAATATTTCTAGGAGCGAGGTCATTGCGTTCGGCATACATGACCTTGTTAGGTAATGCAAAGAAAGGAGATATACTCAGATATTTTTATCCATATCTTGATACTCATGAGAATGCTTCACCTTTTTATTCCCGATTCTACAAATATCAAAAATCAAAACGACTGGTTGAGAGAGGAATCGTCAGCTCAGAATTTAGAAACTCGCAGTATTTCAAGGAAATTCCCAAGGATGTAAAGCTGCGTCATGTAGATTTTCCATTACCGGGAACCATTGACATCTTTACCAATAAACTGCTTATAATAGACTGGAAAACGATAACTGGTGTTCTAATAACGTCTAGTGAAATAGCAGGTATTTTTGTAGACTATTTTGACAGTATATGGAAAATAGCCCAGAGATAA
- a CDS encoding Rieske 2Fe-2S domain-containing protein codes for MNEGEEGLDTDNSSYLYVALTTDIPRGLSKSFSIRTDGKKITEIAIFNLEGTYYAISNSCAHKGGPLSKGFIKGEMVTCPWHGWKYSIKTGKSPHKGGDSVNSYPIKIKNDKIYVSSIPSNVGKRLFQPHKAYLKLKDSVDDYLLHKSSDSILPVDDKKVRILGISTTNANDKIAPRQSTSEDALLFALEYAKKTLKAETVLIKLRELEFNHCEGYYSKNANACIFPCSISERDREDQMIQIYEKVILWADIVLIATPIRWGSASSLYYKMIQRMNCIQNQIITNNRYLIRDKVAAFIITGGQDNVQHVAGELFSFWSQMGFVFGKFPFAGWTRGWYAEDTENNYDSMTSSLAMNNNTIGENKISKMSNDLINTIKGAFEIALLLKQNRYDQKVLYTKNED; via the coding sequence ATGAATGAAGGAGAAGAGGGATTAGATACTGATAATTCTTCATATCTTTATGTAGCTTTAACCACAGACATACCAAGAGGATTATCAAAGAGCTTTTCTATTAGAACCGATGGAAAAAAAATTACTGAAATAGCCATTTTTAATCTCGAGGGAACCTATTACGCGATTTCTAATTCATGTGCACACAAAGGGGGACCACTAAGTAAAGGATTCATTAAAGGAGAAATGGTAACTTGTCCATGGCATGGATGGAAATATTCTATCAAGACTGGTAAATCTCCCCATAAAGGAGGAGATAGTGTTAATTCTTATCCTATTAAAATAAAAAATGATAAAATCTATGTAAGTTCTATCCCTTCTAACGTTGGAAAAAGATTATTTCAACCTCATAAAGCCTATCTGAAACTAAAGGATTCGGTAGATGATTATTTATTGCATAAATCCAGTGATAGTATTCTCCCAGTAGATGATAAAAAAGTAAGAATTCTTGGAATATCTACTACCAACGCAAACGATAAGATAGCTCCACGTCAAAGTACATCAGAAGATGCATTACTCTTTGCTTTGGAATACGCAAAGAAAACACTAAAAGCAGAAACGGTTTTGATTAAACTTCGAGAATTAGAATTTAATCACTGTGAGGGATACTATTCAAAGAATGCTAACGCCTGTATTTTTCCCTGTTCCATTTCAGAAAGAGATCGCGAAGATCAGATGATCCAAATTTATGAAAAAGTAATACTTTGGGCTGATATAGTTTTGATTGCCACACCAATAAGATGGGGTAGCGCGAGTTCGTTATATTACAAGATGATTCAAAGAATGAATTGTATTCAAAATCAAATAATTACTAATAATAGATATCTGATAAGAGATAAGGTGGCTGCATTCATAATTACAGGAGGTCAGGATAATGTTCAGCATGTTGCAGGAGAACTATTTTCATTCTGGTCTCAAATGGGCTTTGTGTTTGGCAAATTCCCCTTTGCAGGATGGACAAGAGGATGGTATGCTGAGGATACAGAAAATAATTACGATTCGATGACTTCTAGTCTTGCTATGAATAACAATACCATAGGGGAAAACAAAATCTCCAAGATGAGTAATGATTTGATAAACACAATTAAGGGTGCCTTCGAAATTGCATTGCTCTTAAAACAAAATAGATATGATCAAAAAGTTTTGTATACTAAAAATGAGGATTAA
- a CDS encoding DUF1428 family protein — protein MSNAGTSGSSSFKDKIPRNHIEIFLYRAPTKNHDAMMEVNRKSRDFFMKHGASSFEVFSLENRENIMEFVNLSKTISASEEEEVWLEIQSYRDAEHVKEFSKSMEGDTSIESLYKEFTQLITPGSVVSFGGFNKLVQVSFDS, from the coding sequence ATGAGTAACGCAGGCACTAGTGGTAGCAGCTCGTTTAAGGATAAAATTCCTCGTAATCATATAGAAATTTTCCTTTACCGCGCCCCTACGAAAAACCATGATGCAATGATGGAGGTCAACAGGAAATCTAGAGATTTCTTTATGAAGCACGGAGCTTCTAGCTTTGAGGTGTTTTCTCTTGAAAATAGAGAGAACATAATGGAATTTGTGAATCTGTCAAAAACCATTTCTGCTTCTGAGGAGGAAGAAGTATGGCTTGAGATTCAATCTTACAGAGATGCAGAACATGTAAAAGAATTTTCAAAAAGCATGGAAGGCGACACAAGTATTGAATCACTTTATAAAGAATTTACGCAATTAATAACTCCAGGTTCGGTAGTGTCATTTGGTGGATTTAATAAATTAGTACAGGTATCTTTTGATTCGTAA
- a CDS encoding SDR family oxidoreductase, whose protein sequence is MHIKENKVAVVTGSSSGIGYETALLLARNGFFTFATMRNIEKSENIMETTKKEGLQLQVIQLDVNDDATVKNAIDKIVEEGKRIDVLVNNAGYGIFGALEDLSIEEIKAQFETNFFGIIRVTQTVLPIMRNQKGGGTIVNIGSVGGQAGVPMLSAYNSTKFALEGLSESMSYELEPFGIRMILIEPGFIKTNIMNSSVLAKKALDQKSPYYSMTQKIKNYFESMVNNPEASPPEAVAKVILEAINSDHMQLRFTVGNDASAIINAKRKMSDLDFTNLIKQQLKLKS, encoded by the coding sequence ATGCATATAAAAGAAAATAAAGTTGCAGTTGTAACGGGTAGTTCTAGTGGAATTGGATATGAAACTGCACTACTCTTGGCCAGAAATGGATTTTTCACATTTGCTACTATGCGCAATATTGAAAAATCCGAAAACATAATGGAAACAACAAAGAAAGAAGGATTACAGTTACAAGTCATTCAGCTTGATGTCAATGATGATGCCACAGTTAAGAACGCAATAGATAAAATAGTTGAAGAGGGCAAGAGAATTGATGTTCTGGTGAACAATGCAGGATACGGTATTTTTGGAGCTTTGGAGGATTTATCTATTGAAGAAATAAAGGCACAATTTGAAACTAACTTTTTTGGAATTATAAGAGTAACACAGACAGTTCTACCCATAATGAGAAATCAGAAAGGTGGCGGTACAATAGTGAATATAGGTTCAGTTGGAGGGCAAGCAGGTGTTCCTATGTTATCGGCCTATAATAGTACAAAGTTTGCATTGGAGGGTTTAAGTGAATCAATGTCCTACGAATTAGAGCCTTTTGGAATTAGGATGATTCTAATAGAACCGGGCTTTATCAAAACCAACATTATGAATTCGAGTGTCTTGGCTAAAAAAGCCTTAGATCAAAAATCACCCTATTATTCAATGACTCAAAAGATAAAAAACTATTTTGAATCGATGGTCAATAATCCAGAAGCATCACCACCAGAAGCAGTGGCAAAGGTCATACTAGAAGCAATTAATTCGGATCATATGCAACTAAGATTTACAGTCGGCAATGATGCTTCAGCTATAATCAACGCAAAAAGAAAAATGTCAGATTTAGACTTTACTAATCTGATTAAACAACAGCTCAAGTTAAAATCATGA
- a CDS encoding alpha/beta hydrolase family protein has protein sequence MQIAQYLSERGFGVLRYDKRGVGTNNTILDPDVWINTSANNLINDSKKALNVLTNQPEIDPTRISVIGHSEGTLYAPRVAIDNSTVVNNVILMGTLAQNPVKDLYYYQVVTSPLDYAKQVLDKNNTGLISIKDLSTYPLLTKFLVPTSILSTNNTQDITNTLQKNFGTKSYIDIEKELRSLLMKKYDNLTSFDSSFTCNLLGPCPVWWQSISNLEPNLNIIGNLSKSTNVLLLNGENDSQTPVQQAFLLQQRLTELNHPDHTVITYPNLGRLFSPSSKWSTGLGPIEHYVFADLYVWLEAHSGLSYSSFDSTRHQTTFDTDSNSTQG, from the coding sequence TTGCAAATAGCTCAATATCTATCAGAAAGGGGTTTTGGAGTTCTTAGGTATGATAAGAGAGGTGTTGGTACAAATAATACAATCTTGGATCCCGATGTATGGATAAATACCTCTGCCAATAATCTAATCAATGATAGCAAGAAAGCCTTGAATGTTCTTACAAACCAGCCAGAAATAGATCCAACACGTATAAGTGTAATTGGTCATAGCGAAGGTACACTATATGCTCCAAGAGTTGCGATAGATAATTCGACAGTAGTAAATAATGTCATTCTTATGGGAACTTTAGCTCAGAATCCAGTTAAAGATTTGTACTACTATCAAGTAGTAACTTCGCCATTAGACTATGCAAAACAAGTATTAGACAAAAATAACACTGGATTAATATCGATAAAAGATCTGAGTACATATCCTCTACTAACAAAGTTCCTAGTGCCTACGTCTATTCTAAGTACTAATAATACCCAAGATATAACTAATACTTTACAAAAGAATTTTGGTACCAAATCCTATATAGACATTGAAAAAGAACTTCGATCCTTATTGATGAAAAAATATGATAATCTTACATCTTTCGATTCATCTTTTACATGCAATCTTCTTGGACCATGTCCTGTGTGGTGGCAATCAATATCTAATTTGGAACCAAATTTAAATATTATAGGTAATCTATCCAAATCCACAAATGTTCTCCTACTTAACGGAGAAAATGATTCTCAGACGCCAGTTCAACAAGCATTTTTATTACAACAAAGACTTACTGAATTAAATCATCCAGATCATACGGTGATAACCTATCCAAATCTTGGTCGTTTATTCTCTCCTTCATCAAAATGGTCTACCGGATTGGGACCTATCGAACACTATGTTTTCGCAGACCTTTATGTATGGCTTGAGGCTCACTCAGGGCTTTCGTATTCCTCTTTTGATAGCACTAGACACCAGACCACTTTCGATACAGATTCAAATTCGACTCAAGGTTGA
- a CDS encoding phosphatidylserine/phosphatidylglycerophosphate/cardiolipin synthase family protein, with protein MLLIADEMRHFEGFSGALAVSNIEYMGTPNLREKQLSEFLIYSNEKEIVEQQQILFNTLWEKAIPAKQRIKEIELGIKREFAETIRDPTEIRKLFSKLLESAEKDILSISTPNTIKRIEKLGIINQIIKAANLGIKVRLLIDSHTFNEKINDKYGGELAQIKYHKLIKSLQSFVISMIVDESLLLVIDIKDESQENFEDSIGLATFTNIRSTLDIYLSLFEKGWHQSE; from the coding sequence ATGCTATTAATCGCTGATGAAATGCGTCATTTTGAAGGATTTTCAGGTGCCTTAGCTGTCAGTAATATCGAATATATGGGAACGCCCAATTTAAGAGAAAAGCAACTTTCCGAATTTCTAATTTATAGTAATGAAAAGGAAATTGTAGAACAACAACAAATTCTTTTTAATACACTATGGGAAAAAGCTATTCCAGCAAAACAAAGGATAAAGGAAATTGAATTGGGTATTAAGAGGGAATTTGCAGAAACAATCAGAGACCCAACTGAAATTCGAAAACTTTTTTCGAAATTATTAGAATCAGCGGAAAAAGATATTTTATCAATATCTACGCCAAATACGATCAAAAGGATTGAAAAACTTGGTATAATAAATCAAATAATCAAAGCAGCAAACCTCGGTATAAAGGTAAGGTTGCTCATAGATTCTCACACTTTTAATGAAAAAATAAATGATAAGTACGGTGGGGAACTTGCTCAAATCAAGTACCATAAACTCATTAAATCCCTGCAATCTTTTGTTATAAGTATGATAGTAGACGAATCATTATTACTAGTAATCGATATTAAAGATGAATCACAAGAAAATTTTGAAGATTCCATAGGTTTGGCAACTTTTACAAATATACGTTCGACATTAGATATCTACTTGTCTTTATTCGAAAAAGGTTGGCATCAATCAGAGTAG
- a CDS encoding class I SAM-dependent methyltransferase, giving the protein MIELAGIKQGSKVLDIATGIGEPSITAAQLVGENGHVLAIDISPQMLAVAKERSISLGLQDVMDFREGDAETINLPFSTIDASLCRFGLMFLPNVKAGLSNIHKSLAKDGRFVAAVWASPDKVPFISFPLEILMKETNNPPPPMNAPGPFSLSDEKLLEEYFSKSEFKDVTIERHTMIFNFKTAEEFTNFVCETASPVQVILSGQSEGRRKEILNVITEAAVNNYMNKNSDSISLKNEAVCIVGTK; this is encoded by the coding sequence TTGATAGAACTTGCAGGGATAAAACAAGGTTCCAAAGTTCTTGATATAGCCACTGGTATAGGAGAACCATCTATAACAGCAGCACAACTAGTAGGGGAAAATGGACATGTGTTAGCTATAGATATATCTCCTCAAATGCTAGCAGTTGCGAAGGAGAGGTCTATATCTTTAGGTCTACAAGATGTGATGGATTTCAGAGAAGGAGATGCAGAGACTATTAACCTGCCTTTTTCCACAATTGATGCATCACTTTGTAGGTTTGGTCTTATGTTTTTACCCAACGTCAAAGCTGGATTATCAAACATTCACAAGTCATTGGCAAAGGATGGACGATTCGTCGCAGCAGTTTGGGCTTCTCCTGATAAGGTCCCTTTTATTTCATTCCCGCTTGAGATATTAATGAAGGAAACTAACAACCCGCCACCACCAATGAATGCGCCTGGTCCATTTAGTCTATCTGATGAAAAACTACTAGAAGAATATTTTAGCAAATCAGAATTTAAAGATGTTACTATTGAAAGACACACAATGATCTTTAACTTTAAGACAGCAGAGGAATTTACAAATTTTGTATGTGAAACAGCATCTCCAGTTCAAGTAATATTATCTGGTCAATCAGAAGGGAGAAGAAAAGAGATTTTGAATGTAATAACTGAAGCCGCAGTAAATAACTATATGAACAAGAATTCAGATTCGATTAGTCTTAAGAATGAAGCTGTATGCATTGTAGGAACTAAATAA